Proteins co-encoded in one Actinomadura luteofluorescens genomic window:
- a CDS encoding metal-dependent hydrolase has protein sequence MTQHPIQTRRVAFDHPKGSLRRHYVDGDLVMSHLVALLSATFPPGEDFFVRSVRHYRDRITDPDLAAQVRGFIGQEVVHGREHDHLNTTLRAMGYPTHRISAVVKRDLRLADRFLPPIVRLGFTAGLEHYTATAAECLLTDPRAQKLLGDTSVRSILLWHALEESEHKAVAFDVFRHVGGTERTRVRTMRVISAGFLFLMVTGTFISLLGDPATYRPGRLRRSLVALRHSPFLKRDVIRRLRAYNEPGFHPDDFDSTDLLERWREELFGAEGTLTANLK, from the coding sequence ATGACCCAGCACCCCATCCAGACCCGCCGGGTCGCCTTCGACCACCCGAAAGGGTCCCTGCGCCGCCACTACGTGGACGGCGACCTGGTCATGAGCCACCTCGTGGCCCTGCTGTCGGCGACGTTCCCCCCGGGCGAGGACTTCTTCGTCCGGTCGGTGCGGCACTACCGCGACCGCATCACCGACCCGGATCTCGCCGCCCAGGTGCGCGGCTTCATCGGGCAGGAGGTCGTCCACGGCCGCGAACACGACCACCTCAACACGACCCTGCGCGCGATGGGCTACCCGACCCACCGCATCTCCGCCGTCGTCAAGCGCGACCTCCGCCTCGCCGACCGCTTCCTGCCGCCGATCGTCCGCCTCGGCTTCACCGCCGGGCTGGAGCACTACACCGCGACCGCGGCCGAGTGCCTGCTCACCGACCCGCGCGCGCAGAAACTGCTCGGAGACACCAGCGTCCGGTCGATCCTGCTGTGGCACGCGCTGGAGGAGTCCGAGCACAAGGCCGTCGCGTTCGACGTCTTCCGGCATGTCGGCGGCACCGAGCGCACCCGCGTCCGGACCATGCGGGTCATCAGCGCCGGGTTCCTGTTCCTCATGGTCACCGGCACGTTCATCTCGCTGCTGGGCGACCCCGCGACCTACCGTCCCGGACGGCTGCGCCGCAGCCTCGTCGCGCTGCGCCACTCGCCGTTCCTCAAGCGCGACGTGATCCGGAGGCTGCGCGCCTACAACGAGCCCGGCTTCCACCCGGACGACTTCGACAGCACCGACCTGCTGGAACGCTGGCGCGAGGAGCTCTTCGGCGCCGAGGGGACCCTCACCGCCAACCTCAAATGA
- a CDS encoding flavin-containing monooxygenase: MPVAVPDAEVAIIGAGVSGIGMGIALQRAGIDDFVILERAGDIGGTWRDNVYPGIGVDVPAQAYQFSYALNPRWSRVFAPGSEVKEYLDRLADRYGMRRHVRLRTEVTERVWDEGAGLWRLRTPAGEVTARFVVSAIGAFVDPKPAGIAGLDDFEGTVLRSSGWDHGYDLTGRRVAVIGTGASAVQIIPEIAPRTARLDVYQRTPIWVGPKLDAPVPPPVRWLFRRAPRVQDAVRRAATRGVEKVLVDLVVGHGKAPYVAQGGARLARSLWYRTQVKDPDTRRRLTPGYGLGCKRPSVSNTYLRTFNRPNVALVTDAIDRVTSTGVLTVDGRERDVDAFILATGFRLASDPEVYRRTPVRGRDGFDLATFYTENRLASYEGISIPGLPNHFMMFGPYGWVGGTWHQLVETTSAHVVRVLQEARRRGATSVEVRPEPTERWTHRMRERLAGSLWATNGCATANSYYFDHHGDTPYLRPTSAAQAAHAARTFPLDDYAYSAPDTSPASEERSA; the protein is encoded by the coding sequence ATGCCGGTCGCCGTGCCCGACGCCGAGGTCGCGATCATCGGGGCCGGGGTGAGCGGGATCGGGATGGGGATCGCGCTCCAGCGCGCCGGCATCGACGACTTCGTCATCCTGGAGCGCGCCGGTGACATCGGCGGGACGTGGCGCGACAACGTCTACCCCGGCATCGGCGTGGACGTGCCCGCGCAGGCGTACCAGTTCAGCTACGCCCTCAACCCGCGCTGGAGCAGGGTGTTCGCCCCCGGCTCCGAGGTCAAGGAGTACCTCGACCGGCTCGCCGACCGGTACGGCATGCGCCGCCACGTCCGCCTGCGCACCGAGGTCACCGAACGGGTCTGGGACGAGGGCGCCGGGCTCTGGCGCCTGCGGACGCCCGCCGGGGAGGTGACGGCCCGCTTCGTGGTCAGCGCGATCGGCGCGTTCGTCGACCCCAAGCCGGCAGGCATCGCGGGCCTCGACGACTTCGAAGGGACGGTGCTGCGCTCGTCAGGCTGGGACCACGGCTACGACCTGACCGGCAGGCGGGTCGCGGTCATCGGGACGGGCGCCAGCGCCGTCCAGATCATCCCGGAGATCGCACCCCGGACCGCGCGCCTCGACGTCTACCAGCGCACCCCGATCTGGGTGGGCCCGAAGCTCGACGCGCCCGTCCCGCCCCCGGTGCGGTGGCTGTTCCGGCGTGCCCCGCGCGTCCAGGACGCCGTGCGCCGGGCGGCCACGCGCGGCGTCGAGAAGGTCCTGGTCGACCTGGTCGTCGGGCACGGCAAGGCGCCGTACGTCGCGCAAGGCGGCGCGCGGCTGGCCCGGTCCCTCTGGTACCGGACGCAGGTCAAGGATCCCGACACGCGCCGGAGGCTGACCCCCGGTTACGGCCTCGGCTGCAAGCGCCCGTCCGTCTCCAACACCTACCTCAGAACCTTCAACCGGCCGAACGTCGCCCTGGTCACCGACGCCATCGACCGGGTCACCTCCACGGGCGTCCTCACCGTGGACGGTCGCGAACGCGACGTGGACGCCTTCATCCTCGCGACGGGGTTCCGCCTCGCCAGCGATCCGGAGGTCTACCGCCGGACCCCGGTGCGCGGCCGCGACGGTTTCGACCTCGCGACCTTCTACACCGAGAACCGGCTCGCGTCCTACGAGGGCATCAGCATCCCCGGGCTGCCCAACCACTTCATGATGTTCGGGCCGTACGGCTGGGTCGGCGGCACCTGGCACCAGCTCGTCGAGACGACGTCGGCCCATGTCGTCCGCGTGCTCCAGGAGGCCCGCCGCCGGGGCGCGACCTCGGTGGAGGTGCGTCCCGAACCGACCGAGCGCTGGACGCACCGCATGCGCGAGCGCCTCGCCGGCTCGCTGTGGGCGACCAACGGCTGCGCCACCGCGAACAGCTACTACTTCGACCACCACGGCGACACCCCCTATCTGCGGCCGACGAGTGCGGCGCAGGCCGCGCACGCCGCCCGCACGTTCCCGCTGGACGACTACGCCTACTCGGCCCCCGACACGTCCCCCGCGTCCGAGGAGAGGTCCGCATGA
- a CDS encoding serine hydrolase domain-containing protein, protein MSRISVTASATALMAGTALLAGAALVAAPAASATPAAGGGPARGPHGLDRKVRAAADRLVADGAPGVIVMTRRGGRVSHVTAGVSDKATGAPMDHRLLFRIASVTKSFTSTVVLQLAAERRLSLDDTVDRWLPGAVAGHGNDGSKITIRQLLAQTSGLNDYTPDPRVMSDPARAWTPEELVAIAMEKPPLYAPGTDWNYSNTNYILAGMIIERATGRSVGTEFQRRIFTPLRLRHTSYPTADPSFPGRYVHGYYYDYGDVSTQISPSSARTSGGIVSTVDDVARFHRALFTGRLLPAKQMRELRNVRPVDDDGIVEDYGLGVARIKFSCGYAWGHDGGFPGYRTWTYTSADGRSQAVITYNESKLEYDKTFRTDLTKAADTAFCA, encoded by the coding sequence ATGTCGCGCATCTCCGTCACCGCCTCGGCCACCGCCCTCATGGCCGGTACGGCCCTTCTCGCGGGGGCGGCCCTCGTCGCCGCCCCGGCGGCGAGCGCCACCCCGGCCGCGGGCGGCGGCCCGGCACGGGGCCCGCACGGGCTCGACCGGAAGGTGCGGGCCGCCGCCGACCGGCTCGTCGCCGACGGCGCGCCCGGCGTGATCGTGATGACCCGCCGCGGCGGGCGCGTCTCGCACGTGACCGCGGGCGTGTCCGACAAGGCCACCGGCGCCCCGATGGACCACCGGCTGCTGTTCCGGATCGCGAGCGTGACCAAGTCGTTCACCTCGACGGTCGTGCTGCAGCTCGCCGCCGAGCGCCGGCTGTCGCTGGACGACACCGTCGACAGATGGCTGCCGGGCGCCGTCGCCGGCCACGGCAACGACGGCTCGAAGATCACCATCCGGCAGTTGCTCGCGCAGACCAGCGGGCTGAACGACTACACGCCCGACCCGCGGGTGATGTCCGACCCCGCGCGGGCCTGGACGCCGGAGGAGCTCGTCGCGATCGCGATGGAGAAGCCGCCGCTGTACGCGCCCGGCACGGACTGGAACTACTCCAACACCAACTACATCCTGGCCGGGATGATCATCGAGAGGGCGACCGGGCGCTCGGTCGGCACCGAGTTCCAGCGGCGCATCTTCACGCCGCTCCGGCTGCGGCACACGTCCTACCCGACGGCCGACCCCTCGTTCCCCGGCCGGTACGTGCACGGGTACTACTACGACTACGGGGACGTGAGCACGCAGATCAGCCCGTCCAGCGCGCGGACGTCCGGCGGCATCGTCAGCACGGTCGACGACGTGGCCCGGTTCCACCGCGCCCTGTTCACCGGACGGCTGCTGCCGGCGAAACAGATGCGCGAGCTGCGGAACGTCCGGCCGGTCGACGACGACGGGATCGTGGAGGACTACGGCCTCGGCGTCGCCCGGATCAAGTTCTCCTGCGGATACGCGTGGGGCCACGACGGCGGCTTCCCCGGCTACCGCACATGGACCTACACCAGCGCCGACGGACGCAGCCAGGCCGTCATCACCTACAACGAGTCCAAGCTGGAGTACGACAAGACCTTCCGGACCGACCTCACTAAGGCGGCCGACACCGCCTTCTGCGCCTGA
- a CDS encoding SSI family serine proteinase inhibitor — MRAALGGAVLALGAVAASALPANALPANAVPANAAAATRLTVSVAPEISTGPAPKSVTLECEPAGGTHPDAAAACDDLIKAGGDFRKIPPLPAGCPTYYSPVVATVQGLWRGTPVSASARYTNAVCANVQTGGHILHF; from the coding sequence ATGCGCGCCGCATTAGGCGGGGCCGTCCTGGCCCTCGGCGCGGTGGCGGCCTCGGCCCTGCCCGCGAACGCCCTGCCAGCGAACGCCGTGCCCGCGAACGCCGCTGCGGCCACCCGGCTCACCGTGAGCGTCGCACCCGAGATCAGCACGGGCCCGGCTCCCAAGTCCGTCACGCTGGAGTGCGAGCCGGCCGGCGGCACCCATCCCGACGCCGCGGCGGCCTGCGACGACCTGATCAAGGCCGGCGGTGACTTCCGGAAGATCCCGCCGCTGCCGGCGGGCTGCCCGACGTACTACAGCCCGGTCGTCGCCACCGTCCAGGGGCTGTGGCGGGGCACGCCCGTCTCGGCCAGCGCCCGCTACACCAACGCCGTCTGCGCCAACGTCCAGACCGGCGGCCACATCCTGCACTTCTGA
- a CDS encoding S8 family peptidase, translating into MRKPLLAVLAAAPLAAVLATPAQAVTPNAPLTLAAPGQGVSGQYIVTLKSGVSVGKTASKHGIRTGHRFGKVLNGFSAKLSSDQLAQLRRTPGVASVEQDAVVHLATTQQNPPSWGIDRIDQDSLPLSKSYTYNAAGSGVTAYIIDTGIYPSHPDFGGRASNVYDATGGNGVDCNGHGTHVAGTVGGTTYGVAKKVNLRGVRVLNCQGSGTNSGVIAGMNWVAQNHSGPSVANMSLGGGYSSSVNSAANSLASSGVFLAVAAGNDNGNACNYSPASASNATTVAASTSTDAKASYSNYGNCVELYAPGTGITSTWLNGGTNTISGTSMATPHVTGVAALYKSANGDASYSTIRSWLVNNAVSGKITGNPSGTPNLLLSKRSL; encoded by the coding sequence ATGAGAAAGCCCCTGCTCGCCGTCCTGGCCGCGGCTCCTCTCGCGGCCGTCCTGGCCACACCCGCGCAGGCGGTGACCCCCAACGCTCCCCTCACCCTCGCCGCACCCGGTCAGGGCGTCAGCGGCCAGTACATCGTGACGCTGAAGTCCGGCGTCTCGGTAGGCAAGACCGCTTCCAAGCACGGCATCCGCACCGGCCACCGGTTCGGGAAGGTGCTGAACGGCTTCTCCGCGAAGCTCAGCTCCGACCAGCTCGCCCAGCTTCGCCGGACGCCCGGTGTCGCGTCCGTCGAACAGGACGCGGTCGTGCACCTCGCCACCACGCAGCAGAACCCGCCGTCCTGGGGAATCGACCGCATCGACCAGGACAGCCTCCCGCTCTCCAAGAGCTACACCTACAACGCGGCCGGGTCCGGAGTGACCGCCTACATCATCGACACCGGCATCTACCCGTCCCACCCGGACTTCGGGGGCAGGGCCAGCAACGTCTACGACGCCACGGGCGGCAACGGCGTCGACTGCAACGGCCACGGGACGCACGTCGCGGGGACGGTCGGCGGCACCACCTACGGCGTCGCCAAGAAGGTGAACCTGCGCGGCGTTCGCGTCCTGAACTGCCAGGGCAGCGGTACCAACTCCGGCGTCATCGCCGGCATGAACTGGGTCGCCCAGAACCACAGTGGCCCGTCCGTGGCGAACATGTCGCTCGGCGGAGGTTACTCGTCCTCGGTGAACTCGGCCGCGAACAGCCTCGCGAGCTCTGGCGTCTTCCTGGCCGTCGCCGCGGGCAACGACAACGGCAACGCCTGCAACTACTCGCCGGCCAGCGCGAGCAACGCCACCACCGTCGCGGCGAGCACCAGCACCGACGCCAAGGCGTCCTACAGCAACTACGGCAACTGCGTGGAGCTGTACGCGCCCGGGACGGGCATCACCTCCACCTGGCTCAACGGCGGGACCAACACCATCAGCGGCACGTCGATGGCGACCCCGCACGTCACCGGTGTCGCCGCGCTCTACAAGTCCGCGAACGGGGACGCGTCCTACAGCACGATCCGCAGCTGGCTCGTCAACAACGCCGTCAGCGGAAAGATCACCGGAAACCCCTCCGGAACCCCCAACCTCCTTCTGAGCAAGCGCTCCCTCTGA